The Lactuca sativa cultivar Salinas chromosome 2, Lsat_Salinas_v11, whole genome shotgun sequence genome includes a window with the following:
- the LOC111911708 gene encoding dirigent protein 17 — MHFEMEMTLKEDNPDSPMSGIYEIPGEPALVINGVPPVCTSVNGSLVPYKVCCDIDSKTNESLGDWLEGRKVQKLFGEKFFNGEVTKFDKESNWYRVVYDDGDFEDLEWHELQEVLLPLDITIPLKTLASKVNKRRQKHDKKSGRSVSKPKIHQHKGLESEVEKMEV; from the coding sequence ATGCATTTTGAAATGGAGATGACACTCAAGGAAGACAACCCAGATTCTCCAATGTCTGGAATCTATGAGATACCTGGTGAACCTGCATTGGTTATCAATGGGGTGCCTCCTGTATGTACCAGTGTCAATGGTAGTCTTGTTCCCTACAAAGTTTGTTGTGACATAGATTCAAAAACAAATGAGTCTTTGGGTGACTGGTTAGAAGGTAGAAAAGTTCAAAAGCTATTTGGGGAGAAGTTCTTTAATGGGGAAGTTACCAAATTTGACAAAGAATCGAATTGGTATAGAGTGGTTTATGATGATGGGgattttgaagatcttgaatgGCATGAGTTGCAGGAAGTTTTACTACCTCTTGACATCACAATCCCATTGAAGACATTAGCATCAAAAGTCAACAAGAGGAGGCAAAAACATGATAAAAAATCTGGTAGATCTGTGAGTAAGCCCAAAATCCACCAACATAAAGGTTTGGAATCCGAGGTTGAGAAAATGGAGGTCTAG
- the LOC111911707 gene encoding parthenolide synthase — protein sequence MDIISFFPSWILPTTLLLFFTSIFMYALRMRRSSIRLPPGPKRLPIIGNLHQVLGKEGVHQTLWNLSQTYGPAMLLHFGAQPFLVISSTEMATEVLKTHDEKLCTRPYSKATKLLSFNYMDVAFSPHSDHWRDMRKVVVSEFLGAKRIRLYKNMMEIEMEAVIRSISSHSLNTTVNLEDILLSLVYDVVGKVAFGNSYRGKTFNGRTLKDIVEEVQVMGGASFSFIFPTFGWILDELTGWNRRLQKCYTDFDGFLQMILDDHHDTKTSGHVNDFVDDCMSRLTTEEMKALMMNVLEGAVDTTTITMVWAMSELVKNPRVMEKLQNEIRRCVGRKSKVDESDITKMPYLKMVVKETLRLHPPAAFLMGRECVSQCRIGGYDVLPGMKVMVTAWGLGRDPRIWKENAEEFYPERFENIKADIGGKNFEMIPFGGGRRACPGNNMATSTVEFTISNLLYFFNWETPAGLKKEDLDMKENGFPFLRRTTPLCLVPTKHNWED from the exons ATGGATATCATATCATTCTTCCCTTCATGGATTCTTCCAACAACATTACTTCTCTTCTTTACTTCCATCTTCATGTATGCTCTTCGAATGAGGAGGTCATCCATCAGGCTTCCCCCAGGCCCTAAGAGGCTTCCAATAATAGGGAACCTTCACCAAGTGTTGGGTAAAGAGGGTGTCCATCAAACCCTATGGAACCTCTCCCAGACATACGGCCCAGCTATGCTTCTTCATTTTGGAGCCCAACCATTCCTCGTCATTTCCTCTACTGAAATGGCTACTGAAGTCTTAAAAACTCATGATGAGAAGCTGTGTACGCGTCCGTACTCTAAGGCTACCAAGCTACTGTCATTTAACTACATGGACGTTGCCTTCTCACCACACAGTGATCATTGGAGAGACATGCGCAAGGTTGTGGTATCTGAGTTCTTGGGTGCTAAAAGGATTAGATTATATAAAAACATGATGGAGATTGAGATGGAGGCTGTCATTCGTTCTATCTCATCACATTCCTTAAACACTACAGTAAACCTAGAAGACATCCTCTTATCTCTAGTATATGATGTCGTGGGTAAGGTTGCATTTGGTAACAGCTATAGGGGAAAGACTTTTAATGGTAGAACATTGAAAGATATAGTCGAGGAGGTACAAGTCATGGGTGGTGCCTCATTTTCGTTTATTTTTCCAACATTTGGTTGGATTTTAGACGAATTAACAGGGTGGAATCGCAGGCTACAGAAATGTTATACTGATTTTGATGGCTTTCTCCAGATGATTCTTGATGATCATCATGACACAAAAACAAGTGGTCATGTAAATGATTTTGTTGATGACTGTATGTCTCGGTTGACTACCGAGGAGATGAAAGCACTTATGATG aatgtgcttgagggagcaGTTGACACAACTACTATAACAATGGTTTGGGCTATGTCCGAGCTCGTTAAAAATCCTAGAGTTATGGAAAAGTTGCAAAACGAAATTCGAAGATGTGTTGGAAGAAAATCGAAAGTAGATGAATCAGATATTACGAAGATGCCATACTTGAAAATGGTGGTGAAGGAGACGCTAAGATTGCACCCACCTGCTGCTTTTCTGATGGGAAGGGAATGTGTAAGTCAATGTCGGATCGGTGGATATGACGTGTTACCTGGTATGAAAGTGATGGTGACTGCGTGGGGATTAGGAAGGGATCCAAGAATCTGGAAAGAGAATGCAGAGGAGTTTTATCCAGAGCGATTTGAAAACATTAAGGCTGATATCGGAGGGAAAAATTTTGAGATGATCCCGTTTGGAGGGGGGAGAAGAGCATGCCCTGGGAATAACATGGCTACTTCAACTGTAGAATTTACAATTTCAAACTTACTTTACTTCTTCAACTGGGAAACACCAGCCGGATTGAAGAAGGAAGATCTGGATATGAAAGAGAATGGCTTCCCGTTTCTTCGTAGGACGACACCTCTTTGCCTTGTCCCTACAAAGCACAACTGGGAAGACTAG